A region from the Kineothrix sp. IPX-CK genome encodes:
- a CDS encoding sensor histidine kinase, which translates to MKKKINFQLMFIALIAVFSTMILVAAICYDLFRKQIMEDLETYAHLLEDTDALSDLIEKKYDSKKDKVRITVVDDNGDVLYESDADAEKMDNHANRPEIIQTLAEGEGQAVRKSSTMGKSTFYYAIRIEDGNVIRVAKEADSIWSIFAGALPAIIAIIVLIILLCTAVAHVLTKILIEPIEKVANNVDNLEALETYEELAPFVATIKEQHENILKNAGMRQEFTANVSHELKTPLTSILGYSELIESGMASDHDVERFAREIHRNSDRLLTLINDVIRLSELDVVDREEPFEVLNLTEIARTCVNMLQINAENHEVILLFRGIPCMVRSEKQMLEELVYNLCDNAIRYNNKGGRVMVTVEPIDGKAVLTVDDTGIGIPKEHQERIFERFYRVDKSRSKSTGGTGLGLAIVKHIVAKNEAEMKLESEVGKGTRISVAFECVEAGKA; encoded by the coding sequence ATGAAGAAAAAAATTAATTTTCAACTGATGTTTATAGCTCTCATTGCTGTTTTTTCCACAATGATTCTGGTGGCCGCCATCTGTTATGATTTATTCAGAAAGCAGATCATGGAGGATCTGGAGACTTATGCCCACCTTTTGGAGGATACCGACGCCTTATCGGACCTTATAGAGAAGAAGTATGATTCTAAGAAGGATAAGGTGAGGATTACCGTAGTGGATGATAATGGCGATGTGCTATACGAAAGCGATGCAGATGCGGAAAAAATGGATAACCATGCGAATCGTCCGGAAATCATCCAGACCTTAGCCGAGGGTGAGGGACAGGCCGTGAGAAAATCCTCAACCATGGGAAAGAGCACCTTTTATTATGCTATTCGGATAGAGGATGGAAACGTAATCCGCGTGGCGAAGGAAGCGGACAGTATATGGAGTATTTTTGCCGGAGCGCTGCCTGCCATTATCGCAATAATAGTGCTCATTATCCTCCTTTGTACGGCAGTCGCTCATGTGCTTACGAAAATATTGATCGAACCGATAGAAAAGGTTGCTAATAACGTGGATAATCTGGAGGCACTGGAGACCTATGAAGAGCTTGCTCCTTTTGTTGCTACGATAAAAGAGCAGCACGAGAATATATTAAAAAATGCCGGAATGAGGCAGGAGTTTACCGCGAATGTTTCCCATGAGCTGAAGACGCCGCTCACTTCCATTCTGGGGTATTCGGAGCTGATAGAAAGCGGCATGGCATCGGATCATGATGTAGAGAGATTTGCCAGAGAGATTCATCGCAATTCCGATCGGCTTCTGACGCTGATCAATGATGTGATACGGTTGTCCGAGTTGGATGTGGTGGACAGAGAAGAACCCTTCGAGGTGCTGAACCTGACTGAAATCGCGAGAACCTGTGTCAATATGCTGCAGATCAACGCGGAGAACCATGAGGTAATCCTGCTGTTTAGAGGCATCCCCTGTATGGTCCGCTCGGAGAAGCAGATGCTTGAGGAGCTGGTATATAACTTATGCGACAACGCTATCCGTTACAACAATAAGGGCGGAAGAGTTATGGTTACGGTAGAGCCGATAGACGGGAAAGCTGTCCTTACGGTTGATGATACTGGAATCGGAATACCTAAGGAGCATCAGGAAAGGATTTTCGAGCGCTTCTACCGGGTGGATAAGAGCCGTTCCAAGTCGACCGGAGGCACGGGACTGGGGCTTGCCATCGTAAAGCATATCGTTGCAAAAAACGAAGCGGAAATGAAATTGGAAAGCGAAGTAGGAAAGGGAACGAGAATATCGGTAGCCTTTGAATGTGTGGAAGCAGGAAAAGCTTAA
- a CDS encoding GNAT family N-acetyltransferase has product MKQIEYREELAAEDYNRLREIVGWKRLTEKQAVRGLANTTFLTSAWSDGKAVGMGRALFDYGYTVYIGDVIILPEYQGCGIGAHIVQDLINKVKEAAEEGDDLMFCLVAAEGKEEFYERLGFQRRPCEGLGAGMSMRVEVHKEL; this is encoded by the coding sequence ATGAAACAGATAGAATACCGCGAGGAACTGGCGGCTGAAGATTATAACAGACTGCGGGAAATAGTAGGTTGGAAAAGGCTGACAGAGAAGCAGGCGGTAAGAGGTCTTGCAAATACGACTTTTCTTACATCCGCATGGTCTGATGGGAAGGCAGTAGGTATGGGGAGGGCATTGTTCGATTATGGATATACGGTATATATCGGAGATGTTATCATATTGCCGGAATACCAGGGCTGCGGAATCGGCGCTCACATTGTCCAGGACCTTATAAATAAAGTTAAAGAAGCAGCAGAAGAAGGCGACGACCTTATGTTTTGCCTCGTTGCTGCGGAGGGGAAGGAAGAGTTCTATGAACGGCTGGGCTTCCAAAGAAGACCTTGTGAAGGGCTTGGGGCCGGGATGTCTATGAGGGTGGAAGTACACAAGGAGTTATAA
- a CDS encoding phosphate ABC transporter substrate-binding protein: MKNRTMKTLALIGAAILTVGALTACGSQSVESTAPEADVQTEAAPAEEAQTEEAAPAEEAAPAEETADLSGTISMSGSTSMEKLANAVAESFMAKYPGVTVTPEFTGSSAGIEAVTAGSVDIGNSSRALKDSEKEAGVIENIVAIDGIAVVVDPANTVAGVTKDQLISIYKGETKNWSDVGGADAPIVVVGREAGSGTRGAFEELLEIEDACAYASELDSTGAVMAKVASTPGAIGYVSLDVLDDTVIALALDDVAATPENIKAGNYLLSRPFVMATKGEISEQNELVQALFDFLGSDEGKEVITGAGLILPD; the protein is encoded by the coding sequence ATGAAGAACAGGACAATGAAGACTTTGGCCCTCATCGGAGCGGCAATATTGACAGTAGGTGCTCTTACAGCTTGCGGCAGTCAGTCAGTTGAGTCCACAGCACCGGAAGCAGACGTACAGACAGAAGCTGCGCCGGCAGAGGAAGCACAGACAGAAGAAGCAGCTCCTGCAGAAGAAGCAGCACCGGCGGAAGAGACAGCAGATTTGAGCGGTACGATTTCCATGTCGGGAAGTACCTCTATGGAGAAACTTGCAAATGCAGTGGCTGAAAGCTTTATGGCTAAATATCCCGGCGTAACGGTAACGCCTGAATTTACAGGTTCATCCGCGGGCATCGAAGCAGTAACCGCAGGCAGCGTAGATATTGGAAATTCTTCCAGAGCATTAAAAGACAGCGAAAAAGAGGCGGGTGTAATTGAAAATATTGTTGCTATTGATGGTATCGCAGTAGTAGTTGATCCTGCAAATACGGTAGCGGGTGTTACCAAGGATCAGTTGATCAGCATCTACAAAGGCGAAACAAAGAATTGGAGTGACGTAGGCGGAGCAGATGCACCTATCGTAGTTGTGGGACGTGAAGCTGGTTCCGGAACGAGAGGAGCTTTCGAAGAACTTCTTGAAATTGAAGATGCTTGTGCATATGCAAGTGAGTTGGACAGCACGGGAGCTGTAATGGCAAAAGTAGCATCAACCCCCGGAGCAATTGGTTATGTGTCTTTGGATGTACTGGATGACACGGTAATCGCACTGGCACTGGACGATGTAGCAGCTACGCCGGAAAATATCAAAGCAGGCAATTATTTACTTAGCAGACCTTTCGTAATGGCTACAAAAGGTGAGATTTCTGAGCAGAATGAACTGGTTCAGGCGCTGTTTGACTTCTTAGGTTCTGACGAAGGTAAAGAGGTAATTACCGGTGCGGGTCTTATCTTACCGGACTAA
- a CDS encoding amino acid carrier protein translates to MGTHLFFTLKLRIPQRHIGKALRLSISTETRDDSKPSHNLSAFGALATTLAATLGTGNIIGVSTAVALGGPGAIFWCWLTGILGMATSYAECYLSMLFREKDLHQIYIGGPMYVLKNGLHNKYLAKFYAICTIFAAFGVGCTTQANSLTQTTSSTWGLSPHIVGIAAAFVVGLVILGGIRSIGSICMKLVPALGFLYIGSCFVLLFINRDALWDAVLVILEHAFMPNAVLGGVAGYSLKHAARYGIARGLFTNEAGIGTAAIAAASSASESPSRQAYVSMTAVFWDTVVMCMLTGLVIIANMLKHPESLIGVNEAGLADAAFSYLPVGGNTFLSLSLAAFAVTTLIGWSYFGEKAMEFLWGTKSISLYKLLYIVMIYIGAVIPLNVVWECTDLINAMMVLPNVLALFLLKDRISS, encoded by the coding sequence ATGGGAACACATTTATTCTTCACACTGAAGCTTCGCATCCCTCAGCGGCACATAGGAAAAGCGCTCCGCCTTTCCATCTCAACTGAAACCAGAGACGATTCCAAACCCTCTCACAACCTTTCCGCCTTCGGCGCTCTCGCCACTACCCTTGCCGCGACACTAGGCACCGGCAACATCATCGGTGTCTCCACCGCGGTAGCCTTAGGCGGTCCCGGAGCTATTTTCTGGTGCTGGCTGACGGGTATCCTGGGCATGGCTACCTCCTATGCCGAATGCTATCTGAGCATGCTCTTTCGGGAAAAAGATTTGCATCAAATCTATATCGGCGGCCCGATGTATGTCCTAAAAAATGGTTTACATAATAAATATTTAGCAAAATTTTACGCAATATGTACAATATTTGCGGCATTTGGAGTCGGATGCACGACACAAGCCAACTCTCTGACCCAGACTACCTCCTCCACATGGGGGCTTTCACCTCATATTGTAGGAATTGCTGCCGCTTTCGTCGTAGGACTGGTCATTCTGGGCGGTATTCGTTCCATCGGAAGCATATGTATGAAGCTTGTTCCTGCTCTCGGTTTTCTTTATATCGGAAGCTGCTTCGTCTTGCTGTTCATAAATAGAGATGCTCTATGGGATGCTGTCCTCGTAATCCTGGAGCACGCCTTCATGCCAAATGCTGTTTTGGGCGGCGTCGCGGGGTATTCCTTAAAGCATGCCGCCAGATACGGGATCGCAAGAGGGCTGTTTACCAACGAAGCCGGTATCGGAACCGCTGCTATTGCTGCCGCTTCCTCCGCCTCGGAAAGTCCTTCCAGACAAGCGTATGTGTCTATGACCGCTGTCTTCTGGGACACCGTAGTCATGTGCATGCTCACCGGCCTCGTCATAATCGCCAATATGCTAAAACACCCGGAATCCCTTATTGGCGTAAACGAAGCAGGGCTTGCCGACGCCGCATTCTCCTATCTTCCGGTAGGCGGAAATACCTTTTTATCCCTGTCTCTCGCCGCTTTTGCCGTAACTACCTTAATCGGATGGTCATATTTCGGGGAAAAAGCGATGGAATTTCTTTGGGGTACAAAAAGTATTTCCTTATACAAGCTCCTCTATATCGTTATGATTTACATAGGCGCAGTCATACCGTTAAACGTCGTATGGGAATGCACTGACCTTATCAATGCTATGATGGTGCTTCCCAACGTGCTGGCTCTGTTTCTTCTAAAGGACCGCATATCATCATAA
- a CDS encoding PilZ domain-containing protein: MSEKRKDRRMELESKLIMKRLDKDRGDKEVAIDVVNVSKSGVGFRCGEELEIGAVYEGFLRIWTKETIHAFIEIIRMERSGDSINYGGLFIGMPEMESHRIDVYDVVTSVQEKMKNESESGLEDK; the protein is encoded by the coding sequence ATGAGTGAGAAGAGAAAAGACCGCAGAATGGAGTTGGAATCCAAGCTGATTATGAAACGCCTCGATAAAGACAGAGGAGATAAGGAGGTCGCAATCGACGTGGTGAATGTATCCAAGTCGGGAGTTGGCTTTCGGTGCGGCGAAGAACTGGAGATAGGGGCAGTTTATGAAGGCTTTTTGAGAATATGGACGAAGGAGACTATTCATGCTTTCATTGAAATCATTCGTATGGAAAGAAGCGGAGATAGCATAAATTACGGCGGACTGTTCATAGGAATGCCGGAAATGGAAAGCCATAGAATTGATGTTTACGATGTGGTGACTTCCGTACAGGAGAAGATGAAAAACGAATCCGAAAGCGGCTTGGAGGATAAATAG
- a CDS encoding GNAT family N-acetyltransferase, producing MELEEITIEEACRDAFWKKHEEYLIRDIFPNESIGSPITQEDKEYFLSEKYRNALIAICDRTIDRAHMIFFNKGEVQIGFCSYCVYASEDGKCFILDFCIYPEYRSAGYGKACFRQLRKEVHDAKYFELNLSNEGNRRFWMSLGFEYNGYDEDGSILYTLMQEGTEAVLCEELKKEDYWQILKLHNGYMAEGEMALLTDDKQNELINKIERGELCFFVGKCATRAVGMYCAETKMLFVEPLFRDRGIEKQLMDFAAAFLKGAEEKKR from the coding sequence GTGGAATTAGAAGAGATTACAATAGAAGAAGCATGCAGGGACGCTTTCTGGAAGAAGCATGAAGAATATTTAATAAGGGATATTTTCCCTAATGAGTCGATCGGTAGTCCGATTACGCAGGAGGATAAGGAGTATTTTCTTTCGGAGAAATACCGGAATGCGTTAATCGCCATATGCGACAGGACAATCGACAGGGCACATATGATATTTTTTAATAAAGGAGAAGTTCAAATTGGCTTTTGTTCCTATTGTGTTTATGCTTCAGAGGACGGAAAATGTTTTATTTTAGATTTTTGCATTTATCCGGAGTATAGAAGTGCAGGGTATGGAAAAGCCTGTTTTAGGCAGCTCCGGAAGGAAGTACATGATGCGAAATATTTTGAACTGAATTTATCCAATGAGGGAAATCGAAGATTTTGGATGTCCTTGGGATTTGAATATAACGGATATGACGAAGATGGAAGTATTTTATATACGTTAATGCAGGAAGGTACGGAAGCGGTCTTATGCGAGGAATTGAAAAAAGAGGATTATTGGCAGATTCTAAAGCTTCATAACGGATACATGGCCGAAGGAGAGATGGCTTTATTAACCGATGACAAACAGAATGAACTGATAAACAAAATAGAACGGGGTGAGCTTTGTTTCTTTGTGGGAAAGTGCGCGACGAGAGCTGTGGGAATGTATTGTGCGGAAACAAAAATGTTGTTTGTTGAGCCTCTGTTCAGAGATAGAGGAATTGAAAAGCAGCTGATGGATTTTGCGGCGGCTTTCCTGAAAGGAGCGGAGGAGAAGAAACGATGA
- a CDS encoding response regulator transcription factor yields MALIYVVEDDKNIREIEVFALRNTGYEIKDFECAKEFYQEMEEKKPDIILLDIMLPDEDGLDIVRKLRAGIETKDIPIILVTAKTSEIDKVKGLDIGADDYMAKPFGVMELISRVKALLRRSNKNEEKILYIGKVCLDEEKHMVTSDGNPCELTYKEYELLKLLMNNAGIVTPRDMILEKIWGTDFEGESRTLDMHIKTLRQKLKEAGSMIKTVRNVGYMFTT; encoded by the coding sequence ATGGCGCTTATTTATGTGGTGGAAGATGATAAAAACATAAGAGAAATCGAAGTATTTGCGTTGAGAAATACGGGATATGAGATCAAAGATTTCGAATGTGCGAAAGAATTTTATCAGGAAATGGAAGAAAAAAAGCCGGATATTATTTTGCTCGATATTATGCTGCCCGATGAAGATGGTCTGGATATCGTAAGGAAGCTGCGTGCGGGTATAGAGACGAAGGACATTCCCATCATTCTCGTAACGGCAAAAACTTCGGAGATAGACAAGGTAAAAGGGCTCGATATCGGTGCGGATGATTATATGGCGAAGCCCTTTGGCGTAATGGAGCTCATATCCAGAGTAAAGGCGCTGCTTAGGAGAAGCAATAAGAACGAGGAGAAGATTCTGTACATCGGGAAAGTCTGTCTGGATGAAGAGAAGCACATGGTAACCAGCGACGGCAATCCCTGCGAGCTGACCTATAAAGAGTATGAGCTGTTAAAGCTTTTGATGAATAATGCAGGTATCGTCACGCCCAGAGATATGATTCTGGAAAAAATATGGGGAACGGATTTTGAAGGCGAATCCAGAACGCTGGATATGCACATCAAGACGCTGCGGCAGAAATTGAAGGAAGCCGGAAGCATGATAAAGACGGTTCGCAACGTAGGCTACATGTTTACGACGTAA
- a CDS encoding GNAT family N-acetyltransferase: MIIRSAQEKDVEGIKRLLLQVAAVHHKGRPDLFKGNSRKYTDEEIREIICDEGKPILVAADEEEYLMGYAFCVFQQHIEDNILTDVKTLYIDDLCVDENIRGLHVGKHLYDAVIEFAKEAGCYNVTLNVWSCNESAMRFYEKCGLKPQKIGMETIL; encoded by the coding sequence ATGATAATAAGAAGTGCACAGGAAAAAGATGTGGAGGGTATTAAAAGACTTCTTTTGCAGGTGGCCGCGGTACATCACAAGGGACGTCCTGATTTATTCAAGGGTAACAGCAGAAAATATACGGACGAGGAAATCAGGGAGATCATTTGTGACGAAGGAAAGCCGATATTGGTGGCGGCCGACGAAGAGGAATATCTTATGGGTTACGCTTTTTGCGTATTCCAGCAGCATATAGAGGACAATATTCTTACGGATGTAAAAACGCTGTATATCGACGATCTTTGTGTGGATGAGAACATCAGGGGACTCCATGTGGGAAAGCATCTTTATGATGCGGTCATCGAATTTGCAAAAGAAGCGGGATGCTACAACGTTACATTAAATGTATGGAGCTGTAACGAATCAGCAATGAGATTTTATGAAAAATGTGGTTTGAAGCCGCAGAAAATCGGCATGGAGACTATACTTTAG
- the phoU gene encoding phosphate signaling complex protein PhoU produces the protein MSPRTVFEHELKELKDNVTAMGLRVEETYAELFLALECRNEEEIYRILKSDRVVNEMERNIESRCLSLIAKQQPVARDLRTITASLKVVTDIERVGDHVSDIAELLLRLNMNPLSSYSGHLEPMVKSAKEMIRAAIEAFVSRNGDAAKDVIESDDIVDDLFNKVKQDLIEYLKKETKTADECIDILMIAKYLEKIGDHAVNIAEWELFQETGEIGDMRLL, from the coding sequence ATGTCACCTAGAACAGTATTTGAGCATGAGTTAAAGGAATTAAAGGATAATGTAACGGCCATGGGCCTTCGGGTAGAGGAAACCTATGCGGAGCTGTTTCTTGCGCTGGAGTGCAGGAATGAGGAAGAAATATACAGAATTTTAAAAAGCGATCGTGTGGTAAACGAGATGGAAAGGAATATTGAATCCAGATGCCTGTCTCTCATTGCGAAGCAGCAGCCGGTGGCGAGAGATCTTAGGACGATTACGGCCAGCCTTAAGGTGGTTACGGATATTGAAAGAGTAGGAGATCATGTCTCCGATATCGCGGAGCTGCTGCTTCGGCTGAATATGAATCCTCTTTCTTCCTATTCGGGACATTTGGAGCCTATGGTAAAATCGGCGAAGGAAATGATCCGGGCGGCGATAGAGGCTTTTGTGAGCAGAAACGGAGACGCTGCCAAGGATGTCATTGAGAGTGATGATATCGTAGATGACCTTTTTAATAAGGTAAAACAGGATTTGATCGAATATTTGAAAAAAGAAACGAAAACAGCCGACGAATGTATCGATATACTTATGATAGCCAAATATTTGGAAAAAATCGGCGACCATGCGGTTAATATCGCCGAGTGGGAACTATTTCAGGAAACAGGAGAAATAGGGGATATGAGGCTTTTATAA
- the pstA gene encoding phosphate ABC transporter permease PstA — translation MNSLTIKRKRISDTVLRILIYISAFFSVLLLIGIIGYVFFKGIRTVNWSFLTSVTSSLKGTVGIAGNIVNTLYIIVITLLIATPLGIGSAIYLNEYAKPGRLVRAIEFTTETLSGIPSIIFGLFGMVFFGNALGLGYSVLTGALTLTLMILPLITRNTQEALKTVPDSYRSGALAMGAAKWYMIRTILLPSAMPGIITGIILAIGRIVGESAALLFTAGSGYLLPKAGMGLIDKIMQSGGTLTIQLYLSMSKAQYDVAFGIAAVLLIIVLGINFLTKYLAKRFDVNTVR, via the coding sequence ATGAATAGCCTTACGATAAAAAGAAAGAGAATTTCAGATACAGTTCTGCGCATACTAATTTATATTTCCGCATTTTTTTCTGTTCTGCTTTTAATAGGAATCATCGGCTATGTGTTTTTTAAAGGGATAAGGACGGTCAATTGGAGCTTTTTGACATCTGTGACCAGCAGCCTGAAAGGAACGGTGGGCATAGCGGGAAATATCGTAAATACTTTATACATTATCGTGATTACCCTGCTTATTGCAACGCCGCTTGGAATCGGTTCCGCAATCTATCTGAACGAATATGCTAAGCCGGGACGTCTTGTTAGAGCCATAGAATTTACAACAGAAACCCTTTCAGGAATCCCTTCCATTATATTCGGTCTGTTCGGTATGGTATTTTTTGGGAATGCGTTAGGACTGGGGTATTCCGTTTTAACGGGAGCACTTACGCTTACACTGATGATATTGCCTTTGATAACAAGAAATACGCAGGAAGCGTTAAAGACGGTGCCTGACAGCTACCGAAGCGGCGCGCTTGCTATGGGCGCAGCCAAATGGTACATGATAAGAACGATTTTATTGCCATCCGCAATGCCGGGAATTATTACCGGTATCATTTTGGCAATCGGCAGAATCGTAGGAGAATCTGCGGCATTGCTTTTTACGGCGGGAAGCGGGTACTTGCTGCCGAAGGCGGGTATGGGACTGATAGATAAGATCATGCAGTCGGGAGGTACCCTTACGATCCAGTTGTATTTAAGCATGTCCAAAGCCCAATACGATGTGGCGTTCGGCATTGCGGCAGTGCTTTTGATTATTGTGTTAGGCATTAATTTCCTGACCAAATATCTGGCGAAGAGATTCGATGTAAATACCGTTCGATGA
- the pstC gene encoding phosphate ABC transporter permease subunit PstC, with protein sequence MSNQKSFTIIGNNANKSKVEKTAQIIFTICAFVAVLAVVSITAYMIFNGTPALFKVGLTDILFGTVWKPTAAEASFGIFYIILTSIVGTALAVLIGVPIGVFTAIFLAEIAPKKLAATVKPAVELLAGIPSVIYGLLGLMILNPLMYKLELKLFQGSDTHQFTGGANLVSAVIVLAIMILPTVINISESAIKSVPDYLKAASLAVGASQIQTIFKVILPAAKSGIITAIVLGVGRAIGEAMAISLVSGSSVNIPLPFNSVRFLTTAIVSEMGYAADVHRQVLFTIGLVLFVFIMLINVTLTRILKKGEKNNE encoded by the coding sequence ATGAGCAATCAGAAATCCTTCACAATTATTGGAAACAATGCAAACAAATCTAAGGTGGAAAAAACAGCGCAAATTATATTTACTATTTGCGCTTTTGTGGCAGTATTGGCCGTGGTGTCCATTACTGCTTATATGATTTTCAACGGAACTCCTGCGCTGTTTAAGGTGGGACTTACGGATATTTTATTCGGAACGGTATGGAAGCCAACGGCCGCAGAAGCGTCATTCGGCATTTTTTATATTATCCTTACTTCCATAGTGGGTACGGCTCTGGCAGTTTTAATCGGAGTTCCTATCGGTGTTTTTACGGCTATTTTTTTGGCAGAAATCGCGCCTAAGAAGTTAGCGGCGACGGTAAAGCCTGCAGTGGAGCTGCTGGCAGGTATTCCTTCGGTAATATATGGACTTTTGGGCCTGATGATTTTGAATCCTCTCATGTATAAATTAGAGCTGAAGCTATTTCAAGGTTCGGATACGCACCAGTTTACCGGTGGCGCTAATCTGGTATCGGCAGTGATAGTTTTAGCGATTATGATTCTTCCTACCGTCATTAACATAAGCGAATCGGCAATTAAATCGGTGCCGGACTATCTGAAAGCAGCATCGCTTGCGGTAGGGGCATCTCAAATACAGACGATATTCAAGGTAATATTGCCCGCAGCAAAATCAGGAATTATTACAGCTATAGTGCTCGGCGTAGGCCGGGCAATCGGTGAAGCGATGGCGATAAGTCTCGTATCGGGAAGCTCGGTAAATATACCCCTTCCGTTCAACTCCGTACGTTTTCTTACTACGGCAATCGTAAGCGAGATGGGATATGCGGCAGATGTACACAGACAAGTATTGTTTACGATAGGCCTGGTACTGTTCGTATTCATTATGCTGATTAACGTAACCCTGACGAGAATCTTGAAAAAGGGAGAGAAAAATAATGAATAG
- the nth gene encoding endonuclease III: MTKQKTKQILEALDKEYGVTKEGFVHEADWQLLIAIMLSAQSTDKQVDEALPGLWKNFPDMKKIVDAPIEEIENSIKSVGLYKVKARNMKKCCEQLLERHAGKVPVTIEELTALAGVGRKTATLFLADAYEIPGVTVDTHVFRISRRIGWAKGKNPVQVEQELMEALPKEHWNRINFQLIYHGRSICTARKSHCDNCILVKWCEKHL; this comes from the coding sequence ATGACAAAACAAAAGACAAAACAAATATTAGAAGCCTTGGACAAAGAGTATGGAGTGACTAAGGAGGGTTTTGTTCATGAAGCGGACTGGCAGCTGTTAATAGCGATTATGCTCAGTGCCCAGAGCACGGATAAGCAGGTGGACGAAGCGCTTCCGGGTTTGTGGAAGAATTTTCCGGATATGAAAAAGATTGTGGACGCACCAATTGAAGAAATTGAGAATTCGATAAAGAGTGTCGGATTATATAAGGTAAAGGCGAGAAATATGAAAAAGTGCTGTGAGCAATTGCTGGAGCGGCATGCAGGGAAGGTTCCGGTAACTATTGAAGAGCTTACGGCTCTGGCAGGAGTCGGACGAAAGACGGCGACCTTATTTCTGGCGGATGCTTATGAGATACCGGGGGTAACGGTGGACACACATGTGTTCCGTATTTCCAGGCGAATAGGATGGGCTAAAGGGAAAAATCCGGTTCAGGTAGAGCAGGAATTGATGGAAGCATTGCCGAAGGAGCATTGGAACCGCATTAATTTTCAGCTCATATATCATGGAAGAAGTATATGTACGGCGCGAAAAAGTCATTGTGACAACTGCATTTTAGTAAAATGGTGTGAAAAGCATCTTTAA
- the pstB gene encoding phosphate ABC transporter ATP-binding protein PstB, whose amino-acid sequence MENSKISTRKLNLYYSDNHALKDVDMDIKANAVTAFIGPSGCGKSTFLKSLNRMNDLIDNVRIEGTVTLDGENIYDPKVDTTLLRKKIGMVFQQPNPFPMSIYDNIAYGPRVHGIKNKAKLDEIVENSLRGAAIFDEVKDRLKKSALGLSGGQQQRLCIARALAVEPEILLMDEPTSALDPISTLKVEELMEELKKKYTVVVVTHNMQQAARVSDYTAFFLVGEVVEFDTTDNIFSRPSDKRTEDYITGRFG is encoded by the coding sequence ATGGAAAACAGCAAAATCAGTACGAGAAAGCTGAATTTATATTACAGCGATAACCATGCTCTTAAGGACGTAGATATGGATATCAAAGCGAATGCGGTTACCGCTTTTATCGGTCCGTCGGGCTGCGGTAAATCCACATTTTTAAAGAGCCTGAACAGAATGAATGATTTGATAGATAACGTGCGCATTGAAGGGACAGTGACTCTGGACGGAGAGAATATCTATGATCCGAAGGTGGATACAACGCTGCTTCGTAAAAAAATCGGCATGGTATTCCAGCAGCCTAATCCGTTTCCAATGAGTATTTATGATAACATCGCTTACGGGCCGAGAGTACATGGCATTAAGAATAAAGCCAAATTAGATGAAATTGTGGAAAATAGTTTGCGCGGAGCTGCAATTTTTGATGAAGTGAAGGATCGCCTGAAGAAATCAGCACTGGGCTTGTCCGGCGGACAGCAGCAGAGGCTGTGTATTGCGAGGGCATTGGCCGTAGAGCCGGAGATTCTTCTTATGGATGAGCCGACTTCTGCGCTGGACCCTATTTCCACGCTGAAGGTGGAAGAACTGATGGAGGAGCTCAAGAAAAAATATACGGTGGTAGTAGTTACTCATAATATGCAGCAGGCAGCCAGAGTATCGGATTATACCGCGTTTTTTCTTGTAGGAGAAGTGGTGGAATTCGATACAACGGATAATATTTTTTCCAGACCCTCGGATAAGAGGACGGAGGATTATATTACCGGAAGATTCGGTTGA